A DNA window from Ranitomeya imitator isolate aRanImi1 chromosome 2, aRanImi1.pri, whole genome shotgun sequence contains the following coding sequences:
- the LOC138666850 gene encoding olfactory receptor 8B3-like: MEWSNLTVTDFVLLGFHELPDFQLVFFFIFLVTYVATLVGNLLTTGLFCIDPHFHSPMYILLCNMSVLDMSFTSMVLPKLLDIFLTGNNVISYHGCMAQVFFFVVLIVSEYFILAAMAYDRYVAICHPLRYSYFMSLQVCFWMTWTSWSIGVLEGILYVILISSCTFCRSNKVDHLFCDLKPLMKLSCSSTQTIETIILVLGSIIGFIPSVMTLVSYIYIISAILKINSKEGRHKTFSTCSSHLTVILLFYGTVLGMYMRPKSSYSMDQDKVFAILYSGVIPMLNPLIYSLKNQEVKKALCRIKKQLFF, from the coding sequence ATGGAGTGGTCAAACCTCACCGTCACTGACTTCGTTCTCCTCGGCTTCCATGAGCTTCCAGACTTCCAGTTGGTtttctttttcatatttctggtcacTTATGTCGCAACGTTGGTTGGAAATTTATTAACAACTGGTCTATTTTGCATTGACCCTCATTTCCACAGTCCCATGTATATACTCCTGTGTAACATGTCAGTACTGGATATGTCCTTCACCTCAATGGTTCTACCCAAGTTATTGGACATCTTTCTAACTGGGAACAATGTCATCTCCTACCATGGTTGTATGGCTCAGGTTTTCTTTTTCGTGGTGCTCATAGTGTCGGAATACTTCATCCTGGCTGCCATGGCTTATGATCGTTACGTGGCCATCTGTCATCCCCTTCGTTACTCTTATTTCATGAGCCTGCAGGTCTGTTTCTGGATGACATGGACATCTTGGAGCATAGGAGTCCTTGAGGGCATTCTTTATGTGATTCTAATATCATCTTGTACATTTTGTAGGTCAAATAAAGTAGACCATCTTTTCTGTGACTTAAAGCCTCTAATGAAGCTTTCTTGTAGCAGCACACAGACAATAGAGACAATAATACTTGTACTTGGGTCCATCATTGGCTTTATTCCCTCGGTCATGACCTTGGTGTCCTACATCTATATCATCTCTGCAATCTTGAAGATTAACTCTAAAGAAGGAAGACACAAAACCTTCTCCACCTGCTCCTCACACCTCACAGTCATCCTCTTGTTTTACGGAACGGTCCTCGGCATGTACATGAGGCCAAAGTCCAGTTATTCCATGGACCAAGACAAGGTGTTTGCCATCTTGTATTCCGGAGTCATTCCAATGCTCAACCCTCTCATTTACAGCTTGAAAAATCAGGAGGTGAAGAAAGCTCTGTGCAGAATAAAGAAACAATTGTTTTTTTAA